The proteins below come from a single Treponema phagedenis genomic window:
- a CDS encoding cyclodeaminase/cyclohydrolase family protein — MLKDLTVVEFVNETASNSPAPGGGSIAALNASVAAGLLTMVANLTVGKKKYLDVSERMEEIAKVCGKYKDTFVDGIDKDANSFNGVMDAMKLPKETESEQKVRSAKIQEGYKEAIAVPLSLGTEVTALYPYAKELAETGNANAITDVAVALINIKAAVEGAFLNVRINLNSLKDEAYKAELNKKMDEVQALVKKNDAEIMEIVKTKL; from the coding sequence ATGTTAAAAGATTTAACAGTAGTAGAATTTGTAAATGAGACCGCATCAAATTCGCCGGCTCCCGGCGGCGGCTCAATTGCGGCGCTTAATGCCTCTGTTGCGGCGGGGCTTCTTACCATGGTTGCAAATCTTACCGTGGGCAAGAAAAAATACCTCGATGTTTCCGAAAGAATGGAAGAGATTGCAAAAGTTTGCGGTAAATATAAAGATACCTTTGTGGACGGCATTGACAAGGATGCAAACTCTTTTAACGGCGTTATGGATGCGATGAAGCTTCCGAAAGAAACCGAGTCTGAACAAAAAGTCAGGTCGGCAAAAATTCAGGAAGGTTATAAGGAAGCAATTGCCGTCCCGCTTTCTTTGGGAACAGAGGTTACGGCGTTATATCCTTATGCAAAAGAGCTTGCGGAAACCGGAAACGCCAATGCGATAACCGATGTTGCCGTTGCTCTTATCAATATAAAGGCTGCGGTTGAAGGCGCATTTTTAAACGTACGCATTAATCTCAATTCATTAAAAGACGAGGCATATAAAGCTGAGCTCAATAAAAAAATGGATGAGGTGCAAGCACTGGTGAAAAAAAATGATGCCGAAATTATGGAGATTGTAAAGACAAAACTCTGA
- the hutH gene encoding histidine ammonia-lyase, which yields MKVILSGNNLDLEQVIAVARNHAEVELDKKSIEAVEKSRKYVEEIVEEERVVYGINTGFGSLSCVSISKEDNAQLQENLIRTHASGFGDPLGEDEVRAVMLIRINSLLKGVSGIRLSTVETLLNMLNKNLLPFIPEKGSLGASGDLAPLAHMVLPMLGLGKAYYNGELLQGGEAMKKAGIPVIKLAAKEGLALINGTTVLTAIGALALYDAINLAKIADIAGAMSLESARGIIDAFYEELHVIRPHKGSLTTAKNLRELLADSGYITHTAEIRVQDSYTFRCMPQVHGASKDTLNYVKEKVEIEINSATDNPIITQAGQVISGGNFHGELMAQPFDFLAIAASEIGNISERRIERLVNTQLSKMPSFLVKHPGLNSGFMITQYAAAALASENKTLSHPASVDSIPSCENQEDFVSMGQWAARKAREVVKNATRIIAAELMIAAQALDFRKEMEDNKYQFGKGTGVAYKVMREFVNFIEKDDNIEIYDELEKATDAIRTGKLLNEVSKTVKLEI from the coding sequence ATGAAGGTTATATTATCAGGAAATAATCTTGATTTAGAGCAGGTAATTGCCGTCGCAAGAAATCATGCGGAAGTTGAGCTGGACAAAAAAAGCATTGAAGCGGTTGAAAAGTCAAGAAAATATGTTGAGGAAATAGTTGAAGAAGAGCGGGTCGTATACGGTATCAATACGGGTTTCGGTTCGCTGTCCTGTGTGAGTATATCAAAAGAAGATAATGCTCAGCTTCAGGAAAATTTAATACGAACGCATGCAAGCGGTTTCGGGGATCCGCTCGGAGAAGATGAGGTGCGGGCGGTAATGCTCATAAGGATAAACTCTCTTTTAAAAGGCGTTTCCGGAATTAGGCTTTCCACCGTGGAAACATTGCTGAACATGTTAAACAAAAATCTTCTTCCGTTTATACCTGAAAAAGGTTCGCTGGGAGCATCCGGAGATTTAGCTCCTCTTGCGCACATGGTTTTGCCCATGTTGGGACTTGGGAAAGCGTACTATAATGGAGAACTTTTGCAAGGCGGCGAGGCTATGAAAAAGGCGGGAATACCGGTAATCAAACTTGCCGCAAAAGAAGGGCTTGCCCTTATCAACGGAACAACGGTGTTGACCGCCATAGGCGCCCTTGCCCTTTACGATGCAATCAATCTTGCAAAAATAGCGGATATTGCCGGCGCAATGTCGCTTGAATCTGCACGAGGTATTATAGACGCCTTTTATGAAGAGCTCCATGTAATACGCCCGCATAAGGGTTCGCTTACAACGGCAAAGAATTTGCGGGAATTGCTTGCGGATTCCGGATATATTACGCATACTGCGGAAATCAGGGTGCAGGATTCATACACGTTCAGATGTATGCCGCAGGTTCACGGCGCAAGCAAAGACACCCTCAATTATGTAAAAGAAAAAGTTGAGATAGAAATAAATTCCGCAACGGATAATCCGATTATCACGCAAGCGGGGCAGGTAATAAGCGGCGGCAATTTTCACGGAGAATTGATGGCACAGCCCTTTGACTTTCTTGCAATAGCTGCTTCGGAAATAGGAAATATCTCGGAGCGAAGAATTGAGCGATTGGTAAACACGCAGCTTTCAAAAATGCCTTCATTTTTGGTAAAGCATCCGGGGCTTAATTCCGGCTTTATGATTACCCAGTACGCGGCTGCCGCCCTTGCATCGGAAAATAAAACACTTTCGCACCCGGCAAGTGTGGATTCCATTCCTTCATGCGAAAATCAAGAAGATTTTGTTTCGATGGGGCAGTGGGCGGCCAGAAAGGCGCGCGAAGTGGTTAAAAACGCTACAAGGATTATTGCCGCCGAGCTTATGATCGCCGCTCAAGCCCTTGATTTCAGAAAAGAAATGGAAGACAATAAATATCAATTCGGGAAGGGGACAGGCGTTGCGTACAAAGTTATGCGGGAATTCGTAAACTTTATCGAAAAAGATGATAACATTGAAATCTATGATGAGCTTGAAAAAGCAACCGACGCCATACGAACCGGCAAATTGTTGAACGAAGTATCAAAAACGGTAAAACTGGAAATTTAA
- a CDS encoding Na+/H+ antiporter family protein: protein MLNPVVVAVIVMTALCLFKVNVLIAIMISAMVGGVVGGLGFTETVGILIGGMGNNGETALSYILLGTLAAAISQTSIVELLAVKLSKGLKNKKILFVLIIAFLGCFSQNAIPIHISYIPILIPPLLVVMNNMKLDRRAMACGLTFSVKWPYVAIPAGFGLIFHGIIAKAMEQNGLPFETTNVWKAMLIPGCGMILGLFIAVFFSYRKPREYKATDTVVHTGEDANFGIREVFTIIAIVAAFVIQILTGSMPLGGLAGILILMVTRVIKIKEVDDVIAQGIKLMGFIAFVMLVAAGFAEVIKATNGVDALVTASASLIGGSKLIGAIIMLLIGLGITMGIGTSFGTVPIIATIYVPLGVKLGFSPMAIACLLGVAGALGDAGSPASDSTLGPTAGLNVDGQHDHIWDTCVPTFMHYNISLIIFGTIAAMIL, encoded by the coding sequence ATGTTAAATCCTGTAGTTGTAGCTGTTATTGTAATGACAGCATTATGTCTTTTTAAAGTCAATGTTTTGATTGCTATTATGATCTCTGCTATGGTTGGCGGAGTTGTCGGAGGGTTGGGCTTTACCGAAACGGTAGGTATCCTCATCGGCGGTATGGGCAATAACGGGGAAACAGCATTGTCTTATATCTTGTTGGGAACTTTGGCGGCCGCTATAAGCCAGACGTCGATCGTAGAGCTGCTGGCAGTAAAGTTATCCAAAGGACTTAAGAATAAAAAAATACTTTTTGTTCTTATAATTGCCTTTTTAGGTTGTTTTTCACAAAACGCAATCCCTATTCATATTTCGTATATTCCTATTTTAATTCCGCCTTTGTTGGTTGTAATGAATAATATGAAATTGGATAGACGGGCGATGGCTTGTGGCTTAACCTTTTCCGTAAAATGGCCATACGTGGCAATTCCTGCAGGTTTCGGTCTTATTTTCCATGGAATTATTGCAAAAGCAATGGAGCAAAACGGACTGCCGTTTGAAACTACCAACGTATGGAAGGCTATGTTAATACCGGGTTGCGGTATGATTTTAGGTCTTTTTATTGCGGTATTCTTTTCGTACAGAAAACCGCGAGAATACAAAGCAACTGATACAGTTGTACATACCGGAGAAGATGCAAACTTTGGAATACGCGAAGTATTTACGATCATTGCTATAGTCGCCGCATTTGTAATTCAGATTTTGACAGGCTCGATGCCGCTCGGAGGTCTTGCCGGTATTTTAATACTGATGGTGACAAGAGTAATCAAAATAAAAGAAGTTGATGACGTTATCGCTCAGGGCATTAAGCTTATGGGTTTTATAGCCTTTGTAATGCTCGTTGCAGCAGGTTTTGCGGAGGTAATAAAAGCTACAAACGGTGTGGATGCGCTTGTTACAGCAAGTGCAAGCCTTATTGGCGGAAGCAAGTTAATCGGAGCTATAATAATGCTTTTAATAGGCTTAGGTATTACGATGGGAATAGGAACTTCATTCGGTACGGTTCCGATAATTGCAACCATATATGTTCCGCTTGGAGTAAAACTGGGATTTAGCCCGATGGCTATTGCTTGTTTGCTCGGTGTTGCGGGAGCCTTGGGGGATGCAGGTTCTCCGGCATCGGATTCCACACTGGGGCCGACGGCAGGTCTTAATGTTGACGGGCAGCATGACCATATATGGGACACATGCGTTCCGACATTTATGCATTATAATATTTCGCTTATTATATTCGGAACAATTGCCGCAATGATTTTATAA
- a CDS encoding formate--tetrahydrofolate ligase gives MEFKTDIQIAEEAKLEPIADVAAKIGISSDELENYGKYKAKISWEALDRLESKKDGKLILVTAISPTPAGEGKSTVSIGLTQGFNKIGKKSAVALREPSLGPVFGVKGGAAGGGYAQVVPMEDINLHFTGDIHAITAANNLISAMIDNHIHQGNALNIDTREVVWKRVLDMNDRSLRNIVISLGAKADGVPREDHFMITVASEIMAVLCLSKTLTDLKERVGKIIVAYAKDGSAVKVSDLKAEGAVAMLLKDALKPNIVQTLENTPAFIHGGPFANIAHGCNSILATKLALKTSDYAITEAGFGADLGAEKFMDIKCRMSGLSPDAIVIVATIKALKMHGGVPKTELKAENIAALEKGFANLKRHVENVHKFGVPAIVAINKFANDSDAEIAKLKELCKQLNVRISLCECWEKGGAGAEDLAQQLVELIDEGKKDFKYLYDVNDSIETKVNTIVKEIYRGKGAVFTKAAKGQVKKLEALGLDKMPICVAKTQFSFTDDASVMGAPEDFTIEITDVRVSNGAGFIVVQTSNIMVMPGLPKIPAAENMDIDNNGRVSGLF, from the coding sequence ATGGAATTTAAAACGGATATCCAAATAGCGGAAGAAGCAAAACTTGAGCCCATAGCGGATGTTGCCGCAAAAATCGGAATCTCAAGCGATGAATTGGAAAACTACGGAAAATACAAGGCGAAGATTTCTTGGGAGGCCTTGGATCGGCTTGAAAGCAAAAAAGACGGAAAGCTTATTTTGGTAACGGCAATAAGTCCCACTCCTGCCGGAGAGGGCAAGTCAACCGTTTCGATTGGGCTTACACAAGGATTTAACAAAATAGGAAAAAAATCCGCCGTGGCACTTCGAGAGCCTTCGTTGGGGCCTGTATTCGGCGTTAAAGGCGGCGCTGCCGGCGGCGGATATGCGCAAGTAGTTCCGATGGAAGATATAAACCTCCATTTTACCGGAGATATTCATGCAATAACCGCTGCAAACAATTTAATATCGGCAATGATAGATAACCACATTCATCAGGGGAATGCGCTTAATATCGACACAAGGGAAGTTGTCTGGAAACGTGTTCTTGACATGAATGACCGCTCTCTCAGAAATATCGTTATATCGCTGGGCGCAAAGGCTGACGGCGTTCCGCGTGAAGACCATTTTATGATTACCGTTGCATCTGAAATTATGGCGGTTTTATGCTTGTCAAAAACGCTTACCGACCTGAAAGAGCGGGTAGGAAAAATTATTGTTGCGTATGCAAAAGACGGTTCTGCGGTGAAGGTTTCCGATTTAAAAGCGGAAGGTGCGGTTGCCATGCTTTTAAAAGATGCGCTAAAACCGAACATTGTTCAAACGCTTGAAAACACGCCGGCGTTTATTCACGGCGGCCCCTTTGCAAATATTGCGCATGGGTGCAACTCTATTCTTGCCACAAAACTTGCACTTAAAACAAGCGATTATGCGATAACCGAGGCGGGCTTCGGTGCGGATTTAGGTGCTGAAAAATTCATGGATATTAAGTGCAGAATGTCGGGGCTTTCTCCGGATGCAATTGTTATTGTGGCAACAATAAAAGCGCTTAAAATGCACGGCGGAGTTCCGAAAACCGAGCTCAAAGCTGAAAATATTGCGGCATTGGAAAAAGGCTTTGCCAATTTAAAACGCCATGTTGAGAACGTGCATAAATTCGGCGTGCCGGCAATTGTTGCAATAAATAAATTTGCAAATGACTCGGATGCTGAAATTGCAAAACTGAAAGAGCTTTGTAAACAGCTTAACGTGAGAATTTCATTGTGCGAGTGCTGGGAAAAAGGCGGCGCAGGTGCCGAAGATTTGGCGCAACAACTTGTGGAGCTGATTGACGAAGGCAAAAAGGATTTTAAATATCTTTACGATGTAAACGATTCTATCGAAACAAAGGTAAATACAATCGTAAAAGAAATCTATCGGGGAAAGGGCGCGGTATTTACCAAAGCCGCAAAAGGTCAAGTGAAAAAGCTGGAAGCGCTCGGACTTGATAAAATGCCTATCTGCGTGGCAAAAACCCAATTCTCATTTACCGATGATGCGTCGGTAATGGGCGCACCTGAAGATTTCACAATAGAAATTACCGATGTGCGGGTTTCAAACGGTGCGGGCTTTATCGTGGTGCAAACCTCAAATATCATGGTTATGCCGGGCTTGCCGAAAATTCCCGCCGCTGAAAACATGGACATTGATAACAACGGCCGAGTCAGCGGATTGTTCTAA
- the ftcD gene encoding glutamate formimidoyltransferase has translation MKRVMCIPNYSEGRDLEKIEKIVECFRAKENVRLIDYQPDADHNRVVVEVIGEPSAVVKAVIESVKVAAQVIDMSTHQGAHPRMGAVDVIPFIPVTETTTAECVEYAKEVGKAIGDMGIPVYLYEDAATKPERTNLASIRKGQYEGFFDKIKDSEWKPDFGPAEMNAKSGVTAVGARFHLVAFNVNLNTPNLEVADKIAKKVRFIGGGLRFVKAIGLELKEKNQVQVSMNLVNFEKTAIYQALEMVKSEARRYGVSVANTELIGLLPLQALIDSAAYYMQIEDLKAEQVLETLLIGE, from the coding sequence ATGAAGAGAGTAATGTGTATTCCGAATTATTCCGAAGGAAGAGATTTGGAAAAAATCGAAAAGATAGTAGAATGCTTTAGAGCAAAAGAAAATGTCAGACTTATCGATTATCAGCCCGATGCCGATCACAACCGCGTTGTTGTTGAAGTAATCGGAGAGCCGAGTGCTGTTGTAAAAGCGGTTATAGAATCGGTAAAGGTTGCCGCTCAAGTTATAGACATGAGCACGCATCAAGGAGCACATCCGCGAATGGGCGCCGTTGATGTTATTCCGTTTATTCCGGTTACCGAAACCACCACTGCGGAATGCGTTGAATACGCAAAAGAGGTCGGTAAAGCAATCGGCGATATGGGAATTCCGGTGTATTTGTATGAAGATGCGGCGACAAAACCCGAGCGGACAAATCTTGCTAGCATCAGAAAAGGGCAGTACGAGGGCTTTTTTGACAAAATTAAAGACTCTGAATGGAAGCCTGATTTCGGCCCCGCAGAAATGAATGCAAAATCGGGTGTTACCGCAGTAGGTGCGCGCTTCCATCTTGTGGCGTTTAATGTCAATTTGAATACGCCCAACTTGGAAGTAGCGGATAAAATAGCCAAAAAGGTGCGCTTTATCGGCGGCGGGCTCAGGTTTGTAAAAGCAATCGGACTTGAGTTAAAAGAAAAAAATCAAGTGCAAGTGTCGATGAATCTGGTAAACTTTGAAAAAACTGCGATATATCAAGCACTTGAAATGGTAAAATCCGAAGCACGGCGGTACGGCGTAAGCGTAGCAAATACCGAACTTATCGGGCTCCTCCCCTTACAGGCTCTAATAGATTCCGCCGCATATTATATGCAAATTGAGGATTTAAAAGCCGAGCAGGTTTTGGAAACATTATTGATTGGGGAATAA